From a region of the Leptospira kmetyi serovar Malaysia str. Bejo-Iso9 genome:
- a CDS encoding esterase/lipase family protein: MPYKPTQPSMDLSKLLVRLAKDTSVGTLEGVRSILTESFDWTSKQLSQLSDAPLIQNTSLSEFLSKSGESLRNAGQKTEQGLTQALTSTAKAMHVALDALENADIVVKRTLFENIPVSSIVGESFAGLVTTSHIKASFRLDGKDVEYQEILMDWKNSKLPNLILCIPGLFCDEGLWNAKGEVPLSDTMKECGYYPIYLRFNPGIHLSTNAKLMLELVENLLNSLELKDKTLDVIAYSQGGLIFRSALYQARTKNSPFPKKIRHALVINSPDGGSYIEKIGFWLGLGAESLPILPVSIVGFIGNQRSDAIKDLSHGIIREEDWVHNDQIKRYTNDSYFGELDDINATQIYSLVTEEESKWSSWIGDGIVEKPSLTLLSDKVYRKKPNPESRVYRLLETSHYQVMTHPETREILRKVLKNR; the protein is encoded by the coding sequence ATGCCTTACAAACCCACACAACCGAGCATGGATCTGAGTAAGTTGTTGGTTCGACTTGCGAAGGACACTTCGGTGGGAACCTTGGAAGGCGTTCGTTCGATTCTTACCGAGTCGTTCGACTGGACTTCCAAACAACTTTCTCAGCTTTCGGACGCGCCTTTGATTCAGAACACGAGTTTGTCCGAATTTCTTTCCAAGTCCGGAGAATCGTTAAGAAACGCGGGTCAAAAGACCGAACAAGGTCTGACCCAGGCTTTGACTTCGACCGCTAAGGCGATGCACGTCGCGTTAGACGCTCTTGAGAATGCGGACATCGTTGTTAAACGAACTCTTTTCGAAAATATTCCCGTATCCAGCATCGTGGGAGAATCCTTTGCGGGGCTCGTTACGACTTCGCATATCAAAGCGTCTTTTCGTTTGGACGGAAAGGACGTAGAATATCAAGAAATTCTAATGGACTGGAAGAATTCCAAACTTCCGAACTTGATCCTTTGTATTCCAGGTTTGTTCTGCGACGAAGGGCTTTGGAACGCGAAGGGAGAAGTTCCTTTGTCCGATACGATGAAAGAATGCGGTTATTATCCGATTTATCTTCGTTTTAATCCGGGAATTCATCTTTCCACGAACGCCAAGCTTATGCTCGAGCTTGTGGAGAATCTTCTGAATTCTCTCGAATTGAAAGATAAAACGTTAGACGTCATTGCTTATAGTCAGGGCGGTCTGATTTTCAGAAGCGCTTTGTATCAGGCGAGGACGAAAAATTCTCCCTTTCCGAAAAAAATCCGCCACGCTCTTGTGATCAATTCTCCGGACGGAGGATCTTATATCGAGAAGATCGGCTTTTGGCTCGGGCTCGGAGCGGAATCTTTGCCGATTCTTCCGGTGAGCATCGTGGGTTTTATCGGGAACCAAAGAAGCGACGCGATCAAGGATCTTTCCCACGGAATTATCAGAGAAGAGGATTGGGTTCACAACGATCAGATCAAAAGATATACGAACGATTCCTACTTCGGGGAACTCGACGATATTAATGCGACTCAGATTTACAGTCTCGTCACCGAGGAAGAATCCAAATGGTCTTCCTGGATCGGAGACGGGATCGTCGAGAAGCCGAGTCTTACTTTGTTAAGCGACAAGGTGTATCGTAAAAAACCGAATCCGGAATCGCGTGTCTATCGTTTGTTGGAAACTTCCCACTATCAGGTGATGACACATCCGGAAACCAGAGAAATTCTTCGTAAAGTTTTAAAGAATCGCTGA
- a CDS encoding ABA4-like family protein, whose protein sequence is MELSLLFKIANNVALAGWVLLIVAPKWKHTRLVTTGFLGTLLFGSVYTILLIFSFGKTQGNFGSLEGVTLLFQNQTVLVAGWIHYLAFDLFVGTWESANAEKLGISRWLVIPCQIATFMFGPFGLLSYLLLRTILRKPILIDQPFE, encoded by the coding sequence ATGGAGCTTTCCCTTCTATTTAAAATAGCAAACAACGTCGCGCTCGCGGGTTGGGTCTTATTGATCGTTGCGCCGAAATGGAAACATACGAGGTTGGTTACGACCGGTTTTTTAGGAACGCTTCTTTTCGGAAGCGTTTATACAATTTTACTAATATTCAGTTTTGGTAAAACGCAAGGAAACTTCGGTTCTTTGGAGGGGGTTACTTTGCTTTTTCAGAATCAAACCGTTCTTGTCGCGGGTTGGATTCATTATCTCGCGTTCGATCTTTTCGTGGGAACGTGGGAAAGCGCAAACGCAGAAAAGCTCGGAATCTCGCGCTGGCTTGTGATTCCTTGTCAGATCGCTACGTTTATGTTCGGACCTTTCGGATTACTAAGTTATCTGCTTCTCAGAACGATTCTTAGAAAACCGATCTTGATCGACCAGCCGTTCGAATAG